One genomic window of Arthrobacter caoxuetaonis includes the following:
- a CDS encoding MarR family winged helix-turn-helix transcriptional regulator: MPNSDADSAALGELMHAAFRGLRGRWIQQLAPFELTPHQYRALNAMGRNADDGGMRLKDLADRLRIAPRSATEVVDQLEAKGLVERGPDPSDRRATLIALTPAGTRMREGVRRDRAREADEYFAALSSDDRSELARILGQLAGDMPRRHPKP, encoded by the coding sequence ATGCCGAACTCCGATGCCGATTCCGCTGCCCTGGGCGAGCTGATGCACGCCGCCTTCCGCGGCCTGCGGGGCCGCTGGATCCAGCAGCTGGCACCGTTTGAGCTGACTCCGCACCAGTACCGGGCGCTCAACGCCATGGGGCGGAACGCGGACGACGGCGGGATGCGGCTGAAGGATCTCGCTGACCGGCTGCGCATCGCGCCGCGCTCGGCCACCGAAGTCGTGGACCAGCTCGAGGCCAAAGGCCTGGTGGAGCGCGGACCCGATCCGTCCGACCGCCGGGCCACGCTGATTGCCCTGACGCCGGCAGGGACCCGGATGCGCGAAGGAGTCCGCAGGGACCGCGCCCGCGAAGCAGATGAGTACTTCGCCGCGCTCTCGTCCGATGACCGCTCGGAACTGGCACGGATCCTCGGGCAGCTGGCCGGGGATATGCCGCGGCGGCACCCAAAGCCGTAA
- a CDS encoding ABC transporter permease: MPSSVPGDSGGSKAAHSPSGATGSRIGTYLSPRTWLLPLFVLLLLGGTGSALYIGGLGSPSGHLEHVPVALVNRDGGTDAGGTQEDFGQDLAGTLKENSDKTDDFDMRPLSWDEAQAQLRSGQVYAAVVLEEDFSADAVGLVSSSLTDTEATRPHITFYTNPLASPLGSQLAADAIVPALDEASRNLGEQLEDSAEQARAVAQERQGAELTEAGVPEGVQSQLAPQLNGTSAAVLSDPIEITERPFEKPQEGSALGMGAFFYSVLLMVVGISGSVALHFLLDSRLGVLPIELGPRFRRGPLLRPARWATFLLKWGIVLVAGLPTAGLMMWIASAVGMPIPHGGWFFFSTWLCLATVSAVTFGLITLFGSAGMILSMIYIVFMGLPAATGVVPLEMLPGFFKFIARGEPLYQMTIANKAILYFDAQAGAGLQAGLIGMGVIILVFVVAALVAGVVYDRLLGTRAADLELDNRAARH, encoded by the coding sequence ATGCCCTCATCCGTTCCCGGCGATTCCGGCGGAAGCAAAGCAGCCCATAGTCCGTCCGGCGCCACAGGCAGCAGGATCGGGACATACCTGTCTCCGCGGACGTGGTTGCTTCCACTGTTTGTCCTGCTGCTCCTCGGCGGCACAGGTTCAGCCTTGTACATTGGCGGACTCGGAAGTCCCTCAGGCCATCTGGAACATGTCCCGGTTGCCCTGGTGAACCGCGACGGCGGTACTGATGCCGGCGGAACCCAGGAGGACTTCGGCCAGGACCTGGCCGGGACGCTGAAGGAAAACTCCGACAAGACGGACGACTTCGATATGCGTCCCCTGAGCTGGGACGAGGCCCAGGCCCAGCTGCGGTCCGGGCAGGTTTATGCGGCAGTCGTGCTGGAGGAGGACTTTTCTGCCGACGCCGTCGGCCTGGTCTCCTCGAGCCTCACGGACACGGAAGCAACCCGGCCGCACATCACGTTCTACACCAACCCGCTCGCCAGCCCGCTGGGCAGCCAGCTGGCAGCCGACGCCATCGTACCGGCACTGGACGAAGCCAGCCGGAACCTCGGCGAACAGCTGGAGGATTCAGCCGAGCAGGCACGCGCTGTTGCCCAGGAACGGCAGGGAGCGGAACTTACCGAAGCCGGCGTTCCGGAAGGGGTGCAAAGCCAGCTGGCGCCGCAGCTGAACGGAACATCAGCGGCAGTGCTCAGCGATCCCATCGAGATCACTGAGCGGCCTTTCGAGAAGCCGCAGGAAGGATCTGCACTGGGCATGGGCGCGTTCTTCTACTCGGTGCTCCTGATGGTGGTGGGGATCAGCGGATCGGTGGCGCTGCACTTCCTCCTCGATTCCCGCCTCGGGGTCCTGCCCATTGAGCTGGGACCGCGGTTCCGCCGCGGACCTCTCCTCCGGCCCGCACGCTGGGCAACATTCCTGCTCAAATGGGGAATCGTGCTGGTGGCGGGACTGCCCACCGCGGGACTGATGATGTGGATTGCCTCCGCCGTCGGCATGCCCATTCCGCACGGCGGCTGGTTCTTCTTCAGCACCTGGCTGTGCCTGGCAACCGTTTCGGCCGTGACGTTTGGACTCATCACCCTCTTCGGCAGCGCCGGAATGATCCTGTCCATGATCTACATCGTGTTCATGGGCCTGCCTGCCGCCACCGGTGTGGTTCCGCTGGAGATGCTCCCGGGGTTCTTCAAGTTCATTGCCCGCGGGGAGCCGCTGTACCAGATGACCATCGCGAACAAGGCCATCCTCTACTTCGACGCCCAGGCAGGCGCCGGCCTGCAGGCAGGACTGATCGGCATGGGCGTCATCATCCTGGTGTTCGTTGTGGCCGCATTGGTTGCCGGTGTGGTCTATGACCGCCTGCTGGGCACCCGTGCCGCGGACCTGGAGCTGGATAACCGGGCGGCCCGCCACTGA
- a CDS encoding pyridoxal phosphate-dependent aminotransferase codes for MRPMQNSSRLQNIRYDLRGPVQHVAKQMEAAGQRILKMNLGDPAPFGLEAPESIVVDMIHHLRGAQGYSDSKGIFSARTAISQYYQTRGLMQIGVEDIYIGNGVSELISMTLQAFLEPGDQILIPSPDYPLWTASVMLSGGEAVHYACDEENNWWPDMADLESKITDRTRGIVIINPNNPTGAVYPREILEQFVDLARRHELVLFSDEIYEKILYRGAEHIHTASVAGDLPVLTFSGLSKAYRMPGYRAGWVAVTGKRSDTADYRESLELLASLRLCPNVPAQHAIQTSLGGYQSIDDLVKPGGRLAEQGELACRLLNEIPGVSCVPAAGAMYLFPKLDPAMYPFDDDERFVLDLLEEQKILVSQGTAFHWPEPDHFRFVILPAEDDIRDAVNRIAEFLAGRRRTLDAQGAA; via the coding sequence ATGCGCCCCATGCAGAACTCCAGCCGTTTGCAGAACATCCGCTACGACCTCCGTGGACCCGTGCAGCACGTGGCCAAACAGATGGAAGCTGCGGGCCAGAGAATCCTGAAGATGAATCTCGGAGACCCGGCACCGTTTGGACTGGAAGCGCCGGAGTCGATTGTGGTGGACATGATCCACCACCTGCGCGGCGCCCAGGGGTACAGCGACTCCAAGGGGATTTTCTCCGCCCGGACTGCTATTTCGCAGTATTACCAGACGCGCGGACTCATGCAGATCGGTGTGGAGGACATCTACATCGGCAACGGCGTGAGCGAGCTGATCTCCATGACGCTGCAGGCCTTCCTGGAACCGGGGGACCAGATCCTGATCCCGTCCCCGGATTATCCGCTGTGGACAGCCTCCGTGATGCTCTCCGGCGGGGAGGCTGTGCACTACGCCTGCGATGAAGAGAACAACTGGTGGCCGGACATGGCTGATCTAGAATCCAAGATCACGGACCGCACCCGGGGCATCGTGATCATCAACCCCAATAACCCCACCGGAGCCGTCTACCCCCGCGAGATCCTTGAACAGTTCGTGGACCTGGCCCGCCGCCATGAGCTGGTGCTCTTCTCCGACGAAATCTACGAGAAGATCCTCTACCGCGGCGCCGAGCACATCCACACCGCCTCGGTAGCGGGGGACCTGCCCGTGCTGACCTTCTCCGGCCTATCCAAGGCGTACCGGATGCCCGGCTACCGTGCCGGCTGGGTAGCAGTCACCGGAAAGCGGTCCGACACGGCCGACTACCGCGAATCCCTGGAACTACTGGCGTCCCTGCGCCTGTGCCCCAACGTTCCGGCCCAGCACGCCATCCAGACATCCCTGGGCGGGTACCAGAGCATCGACGACCTGGTGAAGCCCGGCGGCCGGCTGGCCGAACAGGGTGAGCTGGCGTGCCGTTTGCTGAACGAGATCCCGGGAGTCAGCTGCGTTCCCGCAGCCGGAGCGATGTACCTGTTCCCGAAGCTGGACCCGGCCATGTACCCGTTCGACGACGATGAGAGGTTTGTCCTGGACCTCCTCGAAGAGCAGAAGATCCTGGTCTCCCAGGGCACCGCGTTCCATTGGCCCGAGCCCGACCATTTCCGCTTCGTGATCCTGCCTGCGGAAGATGACATCCGCGATGCCGTGAACCGGATTGCGGAGTTCCTCGCCGGCCGGCGCCGCACCCTGGACGCGCAGGGTGCTGCCTAG
- a CDS encoding putative protein N(5)-glutamine methyltransferase: protein MEKAEEQALADLYSPQLRAAGCVYAEEEAALIAGAAASPPEAEELLRRRLAGQPLEYVLGWAGFCGLRIAVVPGVFIPRRRTEFLAGAAVTAARTLPSPVVLDLCCGSGAISAVLAAAMPEAELHAADRSPEAVACARGNLTGRAAVWEGDLFSALPDRLRGHFNVVVANAPYVPTEEMGFLPQEARRYEPRLSLDGGAGGLAVLRAIAAAAPAWLAAGGQLLLECSEEQAPRLSPELAAAGFTAAIRRNEDAGATILCGVLG from the coding sequence ATGGAGAAAGCGGAGGAGCAGGCACTGGCGGACCTGTACTCGCCGCAGCTCCGCGCGGCCGGTTGTGTGTATGCGGAGGAAGAGGCGGCCCTGATTGCCGGTGCCGCCGCCTCGCCCCCGGAGGCGGAGGAGCTTCTTCGGCGGCGCCTGGCCGGGCAGCCGCTGGAATACGTCCTGGGCTGGGCAGGGTTCTGCGGCCTCCGGATCGCCGTCGTTCCGGGGGTATTTATCCCGCGGCGGCGGACGGAGTTCCTCGCCGGTGCGGCGGTTACGGCAGCCCGCACCCTGCCCTCCCCCGTGGTCCTGGACCTCTGCTGTGGCTCGGGGGCCATCAGTGCTGTCCTGGCCGCTGCCATGCCGGAGGCCGAACTCCACGCCGCCGACCGGAGCCCTGAGGCGGTGGCCTGTGCCCGGGGGAACCTGACCGGACGGGCAGCTGTCTGGGAGGGTGACCTGTTCTCGGCACTCCCGGACAGGCTTCGCGGACACTTTAACGTGGTCGTCGCCAATGCGCCGTACGTCCCGACGGAAGAGATGGGTTTCCTGCCTCAGGAAGCCCGCCGCTACGAACCGCGGCTGTCCCTGGACGGCGGAGCCGGCGGGCTGGCTGTCCTGCGGGCCATCGCGGCGGCAGCGCCGGCATGGCTGGCAGCCGGCGGGCAGCTGCTGCTGGAATGCAGCGAAGAGCAGGCTCCGCGGCTTTCGCCTGAGCTGGCTGCCGCCGGCTTCACTGCCGCGATCCGGCGGAACGAGGATGCCGGGGCGACGATTCTCTGCGGAGTCCTGGGCTAG
- a CDS encoding TOBE domain-containing protein, with translation MPSLRVAEAARFLGVSDDTVRRWIENGTLTGIRDASGRQAVQSLELARLARSQAQLPADPAESVSSARNRFVGLVTDIVMDKVMAQVELQCGPFRVVSLMSAEAVRELGLEPGSTATAVVKATNVIVEVPPGKKQV, from the coding sequence ATGCCTAGCTTGAGAGTTGCCGAAGCAGCCCGGTTCCTCGGTGTCAGCGACGATACCGTGCGCCGCTGGATTGAGAACGGTACCTTGACCGGTATCCGCGATGCCAGCGGGCGCCAGGCCGTCCAGAGTCTGGAACTGGCACGGCTGGCACGCAGCCAGGCACAGCTGCCGGCTGATCCGGCGGAGAGTGTCTCCTCGGCCCGAAACCGCTTTGTTGGCCTGGTGACCGACATCGTCATGGACAAGGTCATGGCCCAGGTTGAGCTGCAGTGCGGGCCCTTCCGGGTGGTTTCACTCATGAGTGCCGAAGCTGTCCGGGAACTGGGGCTGGAACCCGGATCCACGGCCACCGCGGTGGTCAAGGCAACGAACGTGATTGTGGAAGTCCCGCCGGGAAAGAAGCAGGTGTAA
- the modA gene encoding molybdate ABC transporter substrate-binding protein — MPERFSRAGFLVPALAAVLALGACADTTPAAGRGGELTVFAAASLSRSFTELAQDFEAAHPGTTVRLNFAGSSDLAAQLVAGAPADVFAAADETNMARVLEADLAAGEPADFAANTLTIAVPPGNPAGITGFGDLAAPGVQVVMCAVQVPCGAAAERIEAASGTTLSPVSEESSVAGVLGKVSSGEADAGLVYVTDVKAAGSSVEEVPLPEVADAVNRYPIVRLSGSGNSVGNSDAADAFIQYVVGSQGQSVLRGAGFGAP; from the coding sequence ATGCCCGAACGGTTCAGCCGCGCCGGGTTCCTTGTTCCGGCCCTGGCGGCGGTGCTTGCACTGGGTGCCTGCGCGGACACGACGCCGGCCGCCGGGCGCGGCGGCGAGCTCACGGTCTTCGCAGCGGCGTCGCTGTCCCGTTCCTTCACCGAGCTTGCGCAGGATTTTGAAGCCGCCCATCCCGGAACCACGGTGCGGCTGAATTTCGCCGGCTCCTCCGACCTGGCCGCGCAGCTCGTGGCCGGAGCCCCGGCGGACGTGTTCGCGGCCGCCGACGAAACGAACATGGCCAGGGTCCTGGAGGCGGACCTGGCAGCCGGCGAGCCTGCGGACTTTGCCGCCAACACGCTGACCATAGCGGTGCCGCCCGGCAATCCGGCGGGGATCACCGGGTTCGGCGACCTCGCAGCTCCGGGAGTCCAGGTGGTGATGTGCGCCGTGCAGGTGCCGTGCGGCGCTGCCGCAGAACGGATCGAAGCGGCTTCCGGAACTACCCTGTCCCCGGTGAGCGAGGAATCGTCGGTGGCCGGCGTGCTGGGCAAGGTCAGTTCAGGGGAAGCCGACGCCGGCCTGGTCTATGTCACGGACGTCAAAGCGGCCGGGAGCAGCGTTGAGGAAGTACCTCTTCCCGAGGTCGCGGATGCGGTCAACAGGTACCCGATCGTCCGCCTTTCCGGATCCGGCAACAGTGTCGGCAACAGTGACGCTGCCGATGCCTTCATCCAGTACGTAGTGGGCAGCCAGGGACAGTCTGTGCTGCGAGGGGCCGGCTTTGGTGCTCCGTAA
- a CDS encoding ABC transporter permease — protein sequence MAPLPPWIPGVAAVGALFLLLPLAALTAAVNWSDFLPLITSESSLAALSLSLRTAVVSTLLCILLGVPLALVLARTQFPGKRLVRALVLLPLVLPPVVGGIALLYTFGRQGLLGGVLEVLGIQVAFSTAAVVLAQTFVALPFLVLSLEGALRTAGTRYEAVAATLGAAPSTVLRRVTVPLVVPGLVSGAVLSFARCLGEFGATLAFAGSLQGVTRTLPLEVYLQRESDADAAVALSLVLVAVAVTVVGLTYPGAGRAGQRRTSRPAGTAPAEVRK from the coding sequence ATGGCGCCGCTGCCGCCCTGGATTCCGGGGGTAGCGGCCGTCGGGGCCTTGTTCCTGCTGCTTCCCCTCGCGGCGCTCACCGCGGCCGTGAACTGGTCAGACTTCCTTCCGCTGATCACCTCCGAGTCCTCGCTGGCCGCCCTGTCCCTGAGCCTGCGGACCGCGGTGGTGAGTACGCTGCTGTGCATCCTCCTGGGCGTTCCGCTGGCCCTGGTCCTGGCCCGGACGCAGTTCCCGGGAAAAAGGCTGGTCCGGGCGCTGGTGCTGCTGCCGCTGGTGCTGCCTCCGGTGGTAGGCGGCATCGCACTGCTGTACACCTTCGGCAGGCAGGGGCTGCTGGGCGGGGTGCTGGAGGTCCTCGGTATCCAGGTTGCCTTCTCCACCGCTGCTGTCGTGCTGGCGCAGACCTTCGTGGCCCTGCCGTTCCTGGTCCTGAGCCTCGAAGGTGCACTGCGGACCGCGGGTACACGCTATGAAGCAGTCGCAGCCACGCTCGGCGCGGCGCCGTCGACCGTACTGCGCAGGGTCACCGTGCCGCTGGTGGTTCCCGGCCTGGTCTCCGGGGCGGTCCTCTCCTTTGCCCGCTGCCTCGGTGAATTCGGGGCAACCCTCGCCTTTGCCGGCAGCCTGCAGGGGGTCACGCGAACGCTGCCGCTGGAGGTCTACCTGCAGCGGGAGAGCGACGCCGATGCCGCCGTGGCTCTCTCACTCGTCCTGGTGGCGGTCGCCGTGACAGTGGTGGGGCTGACCTACCCCGGCGCCGGCCGGGCAGGGCAGCGGCGGACGTCCCGGCCTGCCGGAACTGCTCCGGCGGAGGTCCGGAAATGA
- a CDS encoding sulfate/molybdate ABC transporter ATP-binding protein, with protein MSLHLSATVPQRGVDVDLRLAEGETVALLGPNGAGKSTVVSLIAGLVHPEVGRAELGGRTLFNLAGSRGTWVPAHRRGTALLAQEPLLFPHLNVRENVAFGPRSTGSSRKTALAAADRWLAEVDAADLARRRPSELSGGQAQRVALARALAAEPALLLLDEPMAALDVEAVPLMRRLLKRTLAGRSALIVTHDVLDALTLADRVLVMQEGRIVESGPAAVVLRRPRSQFTASLAGLNLVAGIRKSGGFVAGDFTLPGVLAEPAAGGEGARWLAAFSPTSVAVHPAGPVHPGVVHPAGPGGGVHTLFRARVTDLEPQGDRIRVRAGGLAADISPGRAAELGLDPGQDVVLALNPEAMELYPE; from the coding sequence ATGAGCCTGCACCTGAGTGCAACCGTTCCGCAGCGGGGGGTTGACGTCGACCTGCGCCTGGCGGAGGGCGAGACGGTGGCGCTGCTTGGCCCCAACGGCGCCGGGAAATCCACGGTGGTCTCCCTGATCGCCGGGCTGGTGCATCCGGAGGTCGGCCGGGCCGAATTGGGCGGCCGGACGCTCTTCAACCTCGCCGGGTCCCGGGGTACCTGGGTCCCCGCACACCGCCGCGGAACGGCACTGCTGGCCCAGGAACCGCTGCTTTTTCCACACCTCAATGTCCGGGAGAACGTGGCGTTCGGACCGCGCAGCACCGGATCGTCAAGGAAGACCGCCCTGGCCGCCGCGGACCGCTGGCTGGCCGAAGTGGACGCCGCGGACCTCGCCCGGCGCCGTCCCTCCGAACTCTCCGGCGGGCAGGCCCAGCGCGTGGCCCTGGCACGCGCCCTGGCCGCCGAACCCGCACTGCTGCTGCTCGACGAACCCATGGCGGCGCTGGACGTGGAAGCGGTGCCCCTGATGAGGCGGCTGCTGAAACGGACCCTGGCCGGCCGGAGCGCGCTGATCGTGACGCACGACGTGCTGGACGCGCTGACCCTCGCGGACCGGGTGCTGGTAATGCAGGAGGGCAGGATCGTCGAGTCCGGCCCCGCCGCCGTGGTGCTCCGCCGGCCCCGAAGCCAGTTCACCGCGAGCCTGGCGGGATTGAACCTTGTGGCGGGAATCCGGAAGTCCGGCGGGTTCGTGGCCGGGGATTTTACCCTTCCGGGCGTCCTGGCCGAGCCGGCGGCCGGGGGCGAAGGAGCGCGCTGGCTGGCGGCGTTTTCGCCGACGTCCGTGGCGGTGCATCCTGCCGGTCCGGTGCATCCCGGCGTTGTGCATCCTGCCGGGCCGGGCGGAGGGGTGCACACCCTTTTCCGTGCCCGCGTCACGGACCTGGAGCCGCAGGGGGACCGGATCCGGGTGCGCGCAGGAGGGCTCGCTGCTGACATTTCACCGGGGCGGGCGGCTGAACTGGGACTCGACCCGGGGCAGGACGTGGTCCTGGCCCTGAATCCCGAAGCCATGGAGCTCTACCCGGAATAG
- a CDS encoding response regulator transcription factor — protein MEDQPRILVVEDDRALSRMLVEILESVGYAVTTAFDGQRALHLGLTQEFDVLLLDRGLPAIEGLDVLARLRSRGVGVPALVLSALGNPSDRVEGLDRGAEDYLAKPFDVDELLARLRVLRRRTIREVPVLPVPGGMFDAAGRTVTTGAGAVVVLSEREAALLEELARRPGQVFPREDLHALVFPDADDDGVVDTYVHYLRRKLGRNAVLTVRGIGYRLGRQE, from the coding sequence ATGGAGGACCAACCGAGGATCCTTGTGGTGGAAGATGACCGGGCCCTTTCCCGGATGCTGGTGGAGATCCTCGAATCTGTTGGCTATGCCGTCACAACGGCCTTCGACGGTCAGCGTGCCCTGCATCTTGGGCTGACCCAGGAGTTCGATGTGCTGCTGCTGGACCGCGGGCTGCCCGCCATCGAAGGCCTGGATGTCCTGGCACGCCTGCGCAGCCGGGGCGTTGGCGTTCCCGCCCTGGTGCTTTCCGCCCTGGGCAACCCGTCGGACCGTGTGGAGGGCCTGGACAGGGGTGCCGAAGACTACCTGGCCAAGCCGTTCGACGTCGATGAACTGCTGGCGCGGCTGCGCGTCCTGCGGCGCCGGACCATCCGGGAGGTGCCTGTCCTGCCGGTGCCCGGCGGAATGTTCGACGCCGCCGGGCGGACCGTGACCACGGGAGCCGGGGCGGTGGTGGTCCTGTCGGAACGCGAAGCTGCGCTCCTGGAGGAGCTGGCCAGGCGCCCCGGACAGGTTTTCCCCCGCGAGGACCTGCACGCCCTCGTGTTCCCGGACGCCGACGACGACGGCGTCGTCGACACGTATGTGCATTATCTGCGCCGGAAACTGGGCAGGAACGCGGTCCTGACCGTTCGGGGGATCGGCTACCGCCTGGGCCGGCAGGAATAG
- a CDS encoding sensor histidine kinase has product MARALRGERSELRRASVRLAVQFTALIVVLLSLAGAVVYYLAAAGSEEALQQRLEAAVELDNPRDAPLDVFLAVLNRGRLEVSRDVPSGLPVASSLSAVAAGAGSIEETVEADGTTYRVLTAQERRGRVVQAAVDTQETRNQLNRLLFALIAAVVCSAAVAALFSVLAARAAMRPLARALELQRRFVSDASHELRTPLTLLSTRAQLLRRRAAGQAGGASPGELDRLIQGLDEVVADAGVLTGILDDLLVAADPRKPGTLEEVDLAAVARQTAAAFGPAFSDRGLALHAQLPDVPVPVLGNEAALQRVFTALLSNALDFGRTEVTVSVAARNRDAVVTVADDGPGLPPELAGALFDRFSSVRPAPAGHTRHYGLGLALVAEIAARFGGSVSAEPETGHGAVLVVRLPLSARGF; this is encoded by the coding sequence GTGGCAAGGGCACTGCGCGGGGAACGGAGTGAACTCCGCCGGGCCTCGGTACGGCTGGCGGTCCAGTTCACCGCGCTCATCGTGGTGCTGCTCTCGCTGGCCGGCGCCGTCGTCTACTACCTCGCCGCCGCCGGGAGTGAGGAAGCCCTCCAGCAGCGGCTGGAGGCCGCCGTCGAACTGGATAACCCGCGTGATGCCCCGCTGGACGTTTTCCTGGCGGTCTTGAACCGCGGCAGGCTGGAAGTCTCGCGGGACGTGCCTTCGGGCCTGCCTGTGGCCAGCTCGCTGTCGGCCGTTGCGGCAGGAGCAGGCAGCATCGAAGAAACCGTGGAGGCAGACGGCACAACCTACCGCGTGCTGACGGCGCAGGAGAGGCGCGGCCGGGTTGTCCAGGCCGCCGTGGATACGCAGGAAACACGGAACCAGCTGAACCGCCTGTTATTCGCGCTGATAGCGGCCGTGGTGTGTTCGGCAGCGGTGGCGGCACTGTTTTCAGTTCTGGCCGCGCGGGCTGCCATGCGCCCGCTGGCCCGGGCCCTCGAGCTGCAGCGCAGGTTCGTCTCTGACGCCAGCCATGAACTGCGCACGCCGCTGACCCTGCTGAGCACCCGGGCCCAGCTGCTGCGCCGGCGCGCCGCGGGGCAGGCAGGCGGAGCGTCTCCCGGGGAGCTGGACCGCCTCATTCAGGGGCTGGATGAGGTGGTGGCAGACGCAGGGGTCCTCACCGGAATCCTGGACGACCTGCTGGTTGCCGCGGATCCGCGAAAGCCCGGGACGCTGGAAGAGGTGGATCTGGCAGCCGTTGCCCGGCAGACAGCCGCCGCCTTCGGCCCCGCCTTTTCCGACCGGGGCCTTGCCCTGCACGCCCAACTGCCGGACGTGCCGGTGCCTGTCCTGGGCAACGAAGCGGCACTTCAACGGGTCTTCACCGCGCTGTTGTCCAACGCTCTGGATTTCGGGCGGACGGAAGTTACCGTCTCCGTAGCCGCGCGGAACCGCGACGCCGTGGTCACGGTGGCAGACGACGGCCCGGGGCTGCCGCCGGAGCTCGCCGGAGCACTGTTCGACCGCTTCTCCTCGGTACGCCCGGCCCCGGCAGGGCACACCCGGCACTACGGCCTGGGCCTTGCGCTGGTCGCAGAAATCGCCGCACGGTTCGGCGGATCAGTCAGCGCTGAACCGGAAACAGGCCATGGCGCCGTCCTGGTGGTGCGGCTGCCCCTATCCGCACGGGGCTTCTAA
- a CDS encoding macrolide 2'-phosphotransferase: MSEARDLTAADICTLAARHGLALEPGTVRFNEAGLDYRVAFASAPDGGDWVLRIPRRADVAAGQEREQAILDFVRPRLPAAVPEWKIQSSDLIAYPLLPGSPGLTVDRDNQPEWHFDPSDPTYLHSLAGLIASLHGMDAAAAAAAGIPAETPDGVRRHWSKVLEQVRAEFRIAPELLAGWEQWLADDRLWPQRTVLTHGELYPAHLLLDDAKRIVSVLDWTTAKVSDPALEFMYVHLISPGSLDDVVRWYQDATGLTEPHLAERCTALIAAGPLNYALFALASGEPAHRETASAQLLPS, from the coding sequence ATGAGCGAAGCGCGGGATCTGACGGCAGCCGATATATGCACTCTGGCAGCACGGCACGGACTCGCCCTGGAACCAGGCACCGTCCGTTTCAACGAAGCCGGACTGGATTACCGGGTCGCTTTCGCCTCCGCACCGGACGGCGGGGACTGGGTACTTCGGATCCCACGGCGCGCGGACGTTGCCGCCGGCCAGGAACGCGAGCAGGCGATCCTTGATTTCGTGCGTCCGCGCCTTCCTGCAGCGGTTCCGGAATGGAAGATCCAGAGTTCGGACCTCATTGCCTATCCCCTGCTTCCGGGCAGCCCGGGGCTCACGGTGGACCGGGACAACCAGCCCGAATGGCACTTTGACCCGTCGGATCCGACGTACCTCCACTCCCTGGCCGGATTGATCGCGTCGCTGCACGGGATGGACGCGGCGGCCGCGGCCGCCGCGGGCATCCCGGCCGAGACTCCCGACGGCGTCCGCCGGCACTGGTCGAAGGTACTGGAACAGGTGCGCGCCGAGTTCCGCATCGCCCCGGAGCTGCTGGCCGGCTGGGAACAGTGGCTGGCCGATGACCGGCTTTGGCCGCAGCGGACGGTGCTGACCCATGGGGAGCTGTATCCCGCGCATCTGCTGCTCGATGACGCCAAACGGATCGTCTCCGTATTGGACTGGACCACGGCGAAGGTGAGTGACCCGGCCCTGGAGTTTATGTACGTGCACCTCATCTCGCCGGGTTCCCTCGACGACGTGGTCCGCTGGTACCAGGACGCGACAGGGCTCACCGAGCCGCACCTTGCCGAACGGTGCACGGCGCTGATAGCGGCCGGCCCGTTGAACTACGCGCTGTTTGCCCTCGCATCCGGCGAACCCGCGCACCGCGAGACAGCCTCCGCGCAGCTGCTGCCGTCCTAA